Proteins encoded in a region of the Sterolibacterium denitrificans genome:
- a CDS encoding helix-turn-helix domain-containing protein, with protein sequence MPIDPRTRFGLRLIEVRKTKGWSQERLALESGLARSYLGGVERGQRNIALLNIFKLAEALGVAPSVLLEAPGVERELAS encoded by the coding sequence ATGCCCATCGACCCGCGCACACGCTTCGGCCTGAGGCTGATAGAAGTCAGGAAAACCAAAGGCTGGTCACAAGAGCGCCTGGCGCTGGAAAGCGGTCTGGCGCGCAGCTACCTCGGCGGCGTCGAGCGCGGCCAACGCAACATCGCTCTGCTCAACATCTTCAAGCTGGCGGAAGCGCTGGGTGTGGCACCTTCGGTGCTGCTGGAAGCTCCGGGTGTCGAACGGGAACTGGCGTCGTAG